The following nucleotide sequence is from Candidatus Neomarinimicrobiota bacterium.
GTGTGGAGCATTTCAATATTCCGAACCCGCTACACATCCAGCAACCCTTGATTCAACTTGTTGTCGATGAGCTTCGAGGTGTTGGCAGGTGCCCAAGTACTGGAGCAAGTGCCTCAAGAACAAATTGGGTTATGGATAATGTATTGGGGCGAAATCCCACATCCCCTTAACATTTTACTTAAAGAAATTTACCGCAAATTTTTTACCAGGTCACACTCATACCAGTACAATTCAAACCACTACCAATACCAAGGAGGGCAACATGATTGCCCTTGACCAACTGGCCAGCCTCTTCAGCCATTTTTAGGGTTATTGGTAATGCTGCCGGACCAATATTCCCAAGAGTTTGAACGTTCAGAAAAACTTTCTCCAGTGTGATTTCCAGTGCCTCACTGAGCATGTTAATATGTGGAATACTTACCTGATGAG
It contains:
- a CDS encoding 3-oxoacyl-ACP synthase III gives rise to the protein HQVSIPHINMLSEALEITLEKVFLNVQTLGNIGPAALPITLKMAEEAGQLVKGNHVALLGIGSGLNCTGMSVTW